CGCGTGGTGACCCGTGCGGCCGTCGTGGCCGCGGTCGCCGCAGCGGGCCTGGTCCTGGTCGCCGCCCTCGTCTCCGGCGAGTCCGCCGCCCTCGGTGCCGCGGTCGGGGGAGTGATCGCCGTCGGCGTCTTCGCCTTCGGCTCCTTAGCCGTCGAGGCGGTCTCGCGCCTGATGCCGGCGGCCTCGCTGCTGTTCGCGATGGTGACCTACACCTTCCAGGTTGCGGTGATGGCGCTGTTGTTCGTCGCCCTCAACACCTCCGGCCTGCTCGACGACGAGATCGATAGCACGTGGGTCGGCGTGGCCATCATCCTCGGGGCCTTCGTGTGGATGGCCGTGCAGATCCTGCTGGCCACGACGGCGCGCATCCCGGCGTTCGAGACCCCTCCGTCCACCCCGTCCGAGGGCGGTGCGCGATGACCGTTCGCGGCTGCTATTGTCCGGGGCGCAATGAGTCAGCCCGAGGAGAAGCCCAAGGGCGATCCGTGGCATGCGTTCGGCTACATCGTGGCCGGGGTCGCGTTCTACGGCTTCGCGGGGTGGCTCGTGGACCGATGGCTGGGCACCACGTTCCTCGTTGCGGTGGGCATCCTCGTGGGTGCCGCGCTGGGGATCTACCAGACAGCCGCACGGTTCCGCGTGGATCCACCAGACCAGCCGCACAGCACCCCGCCCGACAGCACCGACGAGCAGTGAACGCAGAGGAGACCTGGTGATCACCGCAGCCAGCGCCACCGTCCGAGCCGAGGAGTTCCACGCTCCTGGCCCGAGCCTGTTCGACCTGCCCGGCATCGCCGGCTCCGAGGTCACCAAGCCGATGGTCCAGCTGTTCCTCGCCGCGATCCTGGTGTTCGGCTTCTTCTACCTCGCCTCGCGCAAGCGGGCGCTGGTCCCGGGCAAGCTGCAGTTCGCCGGTGAGGGCGCCTACGGCTTCGTGCGCAACAGCGTCGCGCGCGACATCATCGGCAGCCACGACTTCCAGAAGTTCGTGCCCTACCTCGTCACGGTCTTCTTCTTCATCCTGGTGAACAACCTCTTCGCCAGCATCCCGTTCATCCAGTTCCCGACCTTCAGCCGCGCCGGCATGGCCTACGCGCTGGCCGGTCTGTCCTGGCTGGTCTACAACGGCGTGGGCGTGGCCCGGCACGGCCTGCTCGGCTACCTCAAGCTGCAGAGCGTGCCGTCCGGCGTCAGCCCGGTGATGTACCCGCTGCTCGTCCCGCTGGAGTTCTTCTCCAACATCCTGGTCCGCCCGGTCACGCTGGCCCTGCGTCTGTTCTGCAACATGTTCGCCGGCCACATCCTGCTCGCGCTGTTCGCGACCGGTGGTCTCTACCTGATCGAGCACGTCGGCGGCATCGGGTACGTCGCCGGCCCGCTCGCCTGGGTCCTCGCGATCCTGGTCAGCTTCCTCGAGATCCTGGTGCAGTTCCTGCAGGCCTACGTGTTCGTCCTGCTGAACGCCATGTACATCCAGGGCGCGCTCGCCGACGAGCACTGATCCACAGCTTTCTGCACCGCACCACCAACCCACAGTTCTCTGCACGAGAAAACAACCCGAAAGGAAAGTAGCCATGGGTGGCTCTCTCAACATGATCGGTTACGGCCTGGCCGCCATCGGCCCGGGTATCGGCATCGGTCTGATCTTCGCCGCGTACATCAACGGCGTTGCCCGCCAGCCCGAGGCGCAGAGCCGCCTCCAGTCGATCGCGATCCTCGGATTCGCGCTCGCCGAGGCGCTCGCGATCATCGGCATCGCCCTGGCGTTCGTCCTCAAGGCCTCGAACACCTGAGCCGTACCGGCCTCCTCCTGTCAGTACGAGATCTAGGTCAGGTCCATGAAGTCACTGTTGATCGTCGCCGCCGCTGAGGCGGAAGAGCACAACCCGCTCGTCCCTGAGTGGATCGAGGTCGTCCTCGCCCTCGTGGTGTTCGCGATCCTCTTCTTCGCCATCAAGAAGTTCGTCGTCCCGAATTTCGAGACGACGTTCGCCGAGCGTTCGGCGGCGATCGAGGGTGGCATCGCCGCGGCTGCGACCAAGCAGGCCGAGGCGGACGCCAAGCTGGCCGAGCTCGAGCAGCAGCTCGCTGACGCCCGTCACGAGGCGGCTCGCATCCGCGAGGAGGCTCGTGAGCAGGGTGCCGCGATCGTGGCCGAGATGCGGGAGCAGGCGCAGGCCGAGGCCAACCGCATCGTCGAGCACGGCAAGACGCAGATCGAGGCCGAGCGCCAGCAGGCGGTCACCTCGCTCCGCGCCGAGGTCGGCTCCCTCGCGACCGGCCTCGCCGGCCGCATCGTCGGTGAGTCGCTCGAGGACGACGCGCGCCAGTCGCGCGTGGTCGAGCGCTTCCTCGCCGAGCTGGAGACGGCCAACGCGGCTGACGCGGGCAAGGACGCGTGATGGTGTCCTTCCGCGGCGCCTCCGCCGACGCCATGGCCGCCCTCACCGACGTCGTCGGTGGGGTGGCCGAGGCGTCCGCAGCAACGGTGGCGGGGGACCTGTTCTCCGCGGCCGCTGCCTTCCGGTCCGAGGCGGCGCTGCGCCGCGTCGTCACCGACCAGTCGGTCCCGGCCGAGGCCCGCACGGGCCTGGTCGGCGACCTGTTCACGGGCAAGGTCGACGCGGCGACGCTCGGCCTGCTCCGTGACGCGGCCGGTCGGCGCTGGACGCGCGCCCGCGACCTCGCCGACGCGCTCGAGCAGCTGGGCGTGGTCGCCATCGTGCGGTCCGTCGGGCTGCAGGCCGGCACCCTGGTCGACGAGCTGTTCGGCGTACGCCAGCTGGTCACCGGCAACAGCGACCTGCGCAACGCGCTGTCCGACCCGGTCCGCTCCGCGGCCGACAAGGGCGGGCTCGTCGAGTCCCTCCTGTCGGGCAAGGTGCTGCCGGCGACGGTCCAGCTCGTCAAGCAGGCCCTCTCGGGCTCCTACCGCACCGTGGTGGCGGCGCTCGAGGACTACGAGCGCACCGCTGCCCAGGTGCAGGGCGAGAGCGTGGCCACCGTCCACGCCGCACGGGCCCTGTCCGCGGACGACGAGCAGCGCCTCGCCTCCGCACTGACGCGGCAGTACGGCCGCCCGGTGCACCTCAACATCGTCATCGACCCGCAGGTCCTCGGCGGCCTGCGTGTGGAGATCGGCGATGACGTCATCGACGGCACCGTCGTCAGCCGCCTCGATGACGCCCGCCGGAAGATCGCCGGCTGACGCCGCGCGGCACCACGCACACCCACGACTTCACAGCTGTAGAGAAGGAAGAAGGCACCTGAGATGACGGAACTCTCCATCCGTCCGGACGAGATCCGCGACGCCCTCGCCAAGTACGTCGCGGACTTCGAGCCCGCGGCCGCCAGCAAGGAAGAGGTCGGCACCGTCGCCTCTGCCGCGGACGGCATCGCCCGCGTGGCGGGCCTCCCGTCGGCCATGGCCAACGAGCTGCTCGAGTTCGAGGACGGCACGCTCGGCCTCGCGCTGAACCTCGAGGACCGCGAGATCGGTGTCGTCATCCTCGGTGACTTCGACAAGATCGAGGAGGGCCAGACGGTCCGCCGCACCGGCGAGATCCTCTCGGTCCCCGTCGGCGAGGGCTACCTCGGCCGCGTGGTCGACCCGCTCGGCAAGCCGATCGACGGCCTCGGCGAGATCGCCACGGAGGGTCGCCGCGCCCTCGAGCTCCAGGCCCCCGGCGTGATGATGCGCAAGTCGGTCCACGAGCCGCTCGCCACCGGCATCAAGGCCATCGACTCGATGACCCCGATCGGCCGTGGCCAGCGCCAGCTGATCATCGGTGACCGCGCCACCGGCAAGACCACGGTCGCGATCGACACGATCATCAACCAGAAGCAGAACTGGGAGTCGGGCGACCCGACCAAGCAGGTCCGCTGCATCTACGTCGCCATCGGCCAGAAGGGCTCGACCATCGCCTCCGTGCGTGGCGCCCTCGAGGAGGCCGGCGCCCTGGAGTACACCACCATCGTGGCGGCTCCGGCGTCCGACAGCGCGGGCTTCAAGTACCTCGCCCCCTACACCGGCTCGGCCATCGGCCAGCACTGGATGTACGACGGCAAGCACGTCCTCATCGTGTTCGACGACCTGACCAAGCAGGCCGAGGCCTACCGCGCCGTGTCGCTGCTGCTGCGTCGCCCGCCGGGCCGCGAGGCCTACCCGGGTGACGTCTTCTACCTGCACTCCCGCCTGCTGGAGCGCTGCGCGAAGCTGTCCGACGAGCTCGGTGCGGGCTCGATGACCGGTCTGCCGATCATCGAGACCAAGGCCAACGACGTCTCGGCGTTCATCCCGACCAACGTCATCTCGATCACCGACGGCCAGATCTTCCTGCAGTCGGACCTGTTCGCGGCCAACCAGCGCCCGGCCATCGACGTCGGCATCTCGGTCTCCCGCGTGGGTGGTGCCGCGATGACGAAGGCGATGAAGGCCGTCACCGGCTCGCTCAAGGTCGACCTGGCGCAGTACCGCGCCATGGAGGCGTTCGCCATGTTCGCCTCGGACCTCGACGCCGCGTCGAAGCAGCAGCTGGCCCGCGGCCAGCGGCTGATGGCGCTGCTGAAGCAGCCGGCCTACTCGCCGTACCCGCTGGCGGACATGACCGTCTCCCTGTGGCTCGGCACCTCGGGTCGCCTCGACGTCGTCGACACCGGTGACGTGCTGCGCTTCGAGCGTGAGTTCCTCGACTACCTGCACCGCTCGCACGACGGCATCCTCGCCGCGATCCGCGAGACGCAGAAGTTCGAGGACGAGGACGGCCTCGCGGCGGCGTACGACTCCTTCCTGACCCAGTTCGAGACCTCGGACGGTGGCAGCATCAAGGTCGGGCACGAGCCCGAGGCCGAGGCGCTCGCCGACGACGAGCTCGAGCAGGAGCAGATCGTCAAGCAGAAGCGAGCCTGAGCATGGCCGTATCGCTGCGTGAGTACCGCGCGCGGATCAAGTCGACGGAGTCGATGAAGAAGATCACGCGTG
Above is a genomic segment from Nocardioides aromaticivorans containing:
- a CDS encoding AtpZ/AtpI family protein → MSQPEEKPKGDPWHAFGYIVAGVAFYGFAGWLVDRWLGTTFLVAVGILVGAALGIYQTAARFRVDPPDQPHSTPPDSTDEQ
- the atpB gene encoding F0F1 ATP synthase subunit A, with product MITAASATVRAEEFHAPGPSLFDLPGIAGSEVTKPMVQLFLAAILVFGFFYLASRKRALVPGKLQFAGEGAYGFVRNSVARDIIGSHDFQKFVPYLVTVFFFILVNNLFASIPFIQFPTFSRAGMAYALAGLSWLVYNGVGVARHGLLGYLKLQSVPSGVSPVMYPLLVPLEFFSNILVRPVTLALRLFCNMFAGHILLALFATGGLYLIEHVGGIGYVAGPLAWVLAILVSFLEILVQFLQAYVFVLLNAMYIQGALADEH
- the atpE gene encoding ATP synthase F0 subunit C, whose amino-acid sequence is MGGSLNMIGYGLAAIGPGIGIGLIFAAYINGVARQPEAQSRLQSIAILGFALAEALAIIGIALAFVLKASNT
- a CDS encoding F0F1 ATP synthase subunit B; amino-acid sequence: MKSLLIVAAAEAEEHNPLVPEWIEVVLALVVFAILFFAIKKFVVPNFETTFAERSAAIEGGIAAAATKQAEADAKLAELEQQLADARHEAARIREEAREQGAAIVAEMREQAQAEANRIVEHGKTQIEAERQQAVTSLRAEVGSLATGLAGRIVGESLEDDARQSRVVERFLAELETANAADAGKDA
- a CDS encoding F0F1 ATP synthase subunit delta; translated protein: MVSFRGASADAMAALTDVVGGVAEASAATVAGDLFSAAAAFRSEAALRRVVTDQSVPAEARTGLVGDLFTGKVDAATLGLLRDAAGRRWTRARDLADALEQLGVVAIVRSVGLQAGTLVDELFGVRQLVTGNSDLRNALSDPVRSAADKGGLVESLLSGKVLPATVQLVKQALSGSYRTVVAALEDYERTAAQVQGESVATVHAARALSADDEQRLASALTRQYGRPVHLNIVIDPQVLGGLRVEIGDDVIDGTVVSRLDDARRKIAG
- the atpA gene encoding F0F1 ATP synthase subunit alpha codes for the protein MTELSIRPDEIRDALAKYVADFEPAAASKEEVGTVASAADGIARVAGLPSAMANELLEFEDGTLGLALNLEDREIGVVILGDFDKIEEGQTVRRTGEILSVPVGEGYLGRVVDPLGKPIDGLGEIATEGRRALELQAPGVMMRKSVHEPLATGIKAIDSMTPIGRGQRQLIIGDRATGKTTVAIDTIINQKQNWESGDPTKQVRCIYVAIGQKGSTIASVRGALEEAGALEYTTIVAAPASDSAGFKYLAPYTGSAIGQHWMYDGKHVLIVFDDLTKQAEAYRAVSLLLRRPPGREAYPGDVFYLHSRLLERCAKLSDELGAGSMTGLPIIETKANDVSAFIPTNVISITDGQIFLQSDLFAANQRPAIDVGISVSRVGGAAMTKAMKAVTGSLKVDLAQYRAMEAFAMFASDLDAASKQQLARGQRLMALLKQPAYSPYPLADMTVSLWLGTSGRLDVVDTGDVLRFEREFLDYLHRSHDGILAAIRETQKFEDEDGLAAAYDSFLTQFETSDGGSIKVGHEPEAEALADDELEQEQIVKQKRA